The Arachis hypogaea cultivar Tifrunner chromosome 14, arahy.Tifrunner.gnm2.J5K5, whole genome shotgun sequence DNA window atatttagaaattttttcataattttaaatcaaaattttaattcaatttgttAAGTTAAATTGTTATATAAATCACCATAAATTTATTATCCGTATgtgtaaaatttaaattcaaaattttattagaaattttatcatagtttttaaatcaaaatttaaatttactttGTTAAGTTAAAGTATTAGTTAAATCACCATAAATTTATGATcactgttttttaattttttaaattataaagttacaAGGTGttaatatttttctctctcttttactaTTTTAAATTGTGTACTTTATACGTTTAGTCTATAATACAAAATCTATCTACTAATGCTACATACCACATGTCATCTATTTATTGAATGGTCAATTCTTAGCCATGTTTAGCCACCATTCTTTTGGCCACCAGAAACTCATCCTTATACTAATTGAAAAGAACTTTCCGATAAAGCAGAAGAATATTATTTCATAATAAATTAGTCTGATTTGGCCCATGAAAAAGTAATATTTTGGTTAAcatttgaattaaatttgacTAATTTAAAACAACATTATATATAGCATACATATTACTATTCTTATTCtgataaaatattatttctttttttttatatataaatttacataaatatacaatataaaaattatgtataaaataatattattaaaaataaaataacaataccATTCACTTTAGATGTATATTCTTTTGATTATGCTACAtatacaccaaacttgtttggacgctatttttaggaaaaaaaataataatttttttaaaaaaaattataaaataaaattgattttatgtTTAGATGTCTTATGTAAAAGGATCTTTttatatatcaattatatttgagtaaaataagatacaggtatttttttattcatttattatgttaaaaatatattttttaagaaaaaaagatatttttaaaaaaatgtaaattatagcttctcaaaaaagatatttttattttatttttttagtgtttttatttttactattagaaatttactaaacacaataaaaaataaaaatagatcttTTTTTATTGGACCTtggtttaaataaattattttgtgtttgattttttagttctaaaaatgcttattttaaaagaaatacgataaaaaaactttttattatcagagaagttattttttttagctttttcATAAACACTTAAATAACTTCTTACAAagctacaatttaattttaaaaattacaccaaatattaatattattactttttataagttaaaaattttaaaaaatagcttttaaaactTTCGAAATGGAGCTTAACTTCTAAAATACCAGTTTTTGTCAACCTCAATTTGCAATGATACTAAACTATTGTTAGATTAATAGATTATATATATCAACAACAGGCATTAAATTATGCATATGTATTTGCATATATTAATTTACACATTTTCTgcttaaaaaatcaaattaataaaataattaagtttaataaataaataattaaatttatttataataatataaaatttttttataaaatacctaataaatatttttatacttacagataatacttaaatttttattttttcactcaATCATGCTAATTTATTTGCTATCATTACTTATTTATGCTTTGGTAAtattagaaagacaaaaaaaatagttaaaatttatcttatttaatatttattaattattataataattaataaatactaaataaaacaagttataattatttttgattaatttattttgatacattttttttcaattataaaataaaataaataattattttctccAAAACGATTTttcaactttatttttaaaaatacgattttttttttgggattaaCAGCAAGTTCGCCCCCCGATGAACTCTATAATTTATATAGAGCTCGCCGCCCCCTCTCCCGGCGAGCTCTATGATAAAATCGGAGATAAAAGCAGGTTTATTGGAGATCAAGCAGCCACAACTTCTCTAATTACTTTCTTCCTCACTGTTAACGTTATCGCTACGATGTCAAGAAATCTATTGTTATCCATTCATTACGATGGTGAAATAATGTATGatgaagaaggtatcatgtcataTACGGGAGGTACGAACGCAGGTCTATATGATAATATATCGGCGGACGATGGTCGGTCCGAGCATCCCACATCTCATGCCAGCCACCAAGCAGATGCGGGAACCACTCGCCGCGACCGAATCTCCCATCCAGCCTGTGCATGTCGTCAATGTTCAGTGGCCTAGTGGGAATGTGCTGCAGGCCACCGAACTGACGTACTACCCGGTCCACCTGATGCCACTCGACGATAGCGAAGCGCAGCAGTGGACAGACAACTGCCGCCGAGGCATTCGCCTCTGCTATCGCCAGTGGAACAAGCCCAACCAACTGCGGGTCAGCATATGGAGTCCACTCAACCTATTCACAGAACACAGATGCACGACGAAATTGAGATAATCATATGCAATAGGTACAATAGTTAACTAAacattaatttcttaaaattaaACATTAATAATGTACATTCAGCATCCCAATCCCGTTCAGCGTACGCTTGTCCTGCCTTAGCCTGCTCTCGCCTGTGGCATTGTCCGGCCGGTACTGAACCCACCTACACAACCAACAACCATAATATTTTAGCCTTTATTATTAATGAACAACTTAGTAACGAGTTGAATAACTTTGGTAAGTGTTTATAATACTTCTCGACCAGGGGAAAGCGACCAGTATCAAACCCATCAGGCCATACTAACGGAATACGGTGGTAGGCCCAAGAAAGCATCAAGCTGACGCATCCTCCCATAATCGGATCTCTGTTAGCAGAACCATTATGACTTTCAAGACCGTTATCCATTAAGTTAACATTACGAACTTTAACATTAGACCCCTCCTGACTACCCTCAGGTGGCATATTTAGATCCACCATCGTCCTTTTGATAGTTCGTCTAACAATGCCACTCGTCGGACTATCATCGACAGTATCTGCAGATGATCCTCGGCCACCAAAGTCAACAAAAAACACGTATAATTCCAAAAGATGAATATTGGTCCATCGATTGTGCCACGACCTTATAAGCTGTACGTCCTCGTCGTCGCGCAACCGGTACCTAAttcaaaataatagaaatatcGCTCACAACAATGGTCTGATAAATATACTAGTAACAGAGACAAAGACAACACAACTATAATATACCTTTTATAAAACAAATTGGCATCTAACTCGATCGGATATTTGTAGTAATTTTTTTTCACCCTTTTAGATTCCTGCTGTCCGAGGGCATGCACTATCAAATTCTTCAAAGCTGTTAAACTGTTGACTTCCGGTGTCATATACGTAATTATCGGCTATCCCGATCTAAAGACAATTGAACATTCTTCATCATACACTATTTCACCATCGTAATGAATGGATAACAATGGATTTTCTGACATCGTAACGATAACGTTAACAATGAGGAAGAAAGTAATTAGAGAAGTTGTGGCTGCTTGATCTCCAATAGGCTTGCTTTTATCTCCGATTTCATCATAGAGTTCACTGGGGGCGACGAACTTGCtgttaatccaaaaaaaaaaaatcgtatttttgaaaataaaactgaaaaatcgTTTTggagaaaataattatttattttattttataaatggaAAAAAATCCCATTTCTGTGTATGCCTTATACTAAGACAGAACCTACCAAATGGATGGGCTAAAGAAATTCTAAGTGATGCTGAAAGCTTAACAGAAGAAAAAGTAGATGAAGTTATGAAtgaatatctaaaggattttgaAGAGGGTTTATTAGAAAGCAAAGAATGTTGGCCTCTAGCACATTCTGCATACATAGTCTCAAAAGCTGGTGTGAATGCATACACAAGGATTCTTGCAAAGAAGCATCCATGTTTTTGCATCAATGCTGTTTGTCCTGGCTATGTCAAAACTGATATCAACTACAATACTGGTCTTCTTAGTGTTGATGAAGGTGCTCAAAGTGCTGTTAGGTTGGCTCTCCTACCCAACGGAGGTCCTTCTGGTCTTTTCTTCTTTAGAAGTGAAGTTGATCCATTTTGATCAAGTTAATATTTGTATAAACTTAATTAGTTGGATTAGAAATTTACATTCCATAATAGTAATTTATGGAGCAATGTAATAAATGTAGGGCTACTTTAGGCTAATCCTATATTTTAGACaatattaaaacttttttttcaaattattattattttcattattttattattcttttattttgttcaaTTTCAAGTTTCAAATTATTATAACCCTCACTATGATTactataattagttaattactatTTTTGCATTTACCTATAAGAAAATtataatggaaaaaaaataatatttttaaaataaaaaattttaattttaacaaaaggactaaattataaaaaataagacatttaaaataaaaataaaatatttcaaatattaaaaataaaattaagacttAACTTCAAGATTAGAGATTATAACAATATTTTAGTTATAGTTGGACATTATTTTTATGTTGACTATGtaccaaaaataaaattgttaatggtttaattattattctattcATTTCtataattttgtgaaattt harbors:
- the LOC114925151 gene encoding uncharacterized protein; the protein is MTPEVNSLTALKNLIVHALGQQESKRVKKNYYKYPIELDANLFYKRYRLRDDEDVQLIRSWHNRWTNIHLLELYVFFVDFGGRGSSADTVDDSPTSGIVRRTIKRTMVDLNMPPEGSQEGSNVKVRNVNLMDNGLESHNGSANRDPIMGGCVSLMLSWAYHRIPLVWPDGFDTGRFPLVEKWVQYRPDNATGESRLRQDKRTLNGIGMLNVHY